The following are encoded in a window of Salegentibacter mishustinae genomic DNA:
- a CDS encoding winged helix-turn-helix transcriptional regulator, with amino-acid sequence MSDLQTISEIKKCPVQYVLAINDTLNVISGKWKLPILASILYGNYRYKDIQTNIDKITPRMLSKELKELELNGVITRNVYDSTPVRIEYKMTESGKNILTVLDAMVDWGVSHRKSTLIHSD; translated from the coding sequence ATGAGTGATTTGCAAACTATTTCTGAGATAAAAAAATGCCCTGTACAATACGTATTGGCGATTAATGATACTTTGAACGTGATAAGTGGTAAATGGAAGTTGCCTATACTTGCTTCAATCCTTTATGGTAATTATAGGTACAAAGACATACAGACCAATATCGATAAAATTACACCTAGAATGTTGTCTAAGGAGTTAAAAGAATTAGAACTAAATGGCGTTATAACAAGAAACGTTTATGATTCAACGCCAGTTCGTATTGAATACAAAATGACCGAATCAGGTAAAAATATTCTTACAGTCCTTGATGCAATGGTTGATTGGGGTGTTTCTCATAGAAAATCTACACTCATACATTCTGATTAA